The Corallococcus soli DNA window CAAGAACACCCCCCACCGGGGCAAGTCCTACGGCTCCATCATCGCCGTGGTCGCCACCGACGCGCCCCTCCTGAGCCACCAGATCAACCGCCTCTGCAAGCGCGTGGGCCTGGGCATCGGGCGGGTGGGCAGCTACGCGGCGCACGGCTCCGGGGAGATCGTGGTGGGCTTCTCCACCGCGAACATCATCCCGCGGCGCACGCAGAAGATGGTCTACAAGATGAAGATCCTCCTGGATCAGCGCCTGGACCCCCTCTACGAGGCGGTGATGGAGGCCACCGAGGAGGCCATCCTCAACGCCATGTGCATGGCCACGCCGATGACGGGCGTGAACGACAACTACTCCCCTGCGCTGCCCCTGGACGAGGTCCGCCGCTTCGTGGACGCCTGCCGGCCCATCTTCGCCTCGGTGAAGAAGCGCCCCCACCAGACGAGCGCGCCGGCCTCCAAGGAGCGCCCCAGCGACGAGGACCGGGAGGGGGAGGTGACGGTGTCGTCCGCCCTGCCCACCAACGTGCGCGGCGCGGAGGGCATCCCATTCCCCACCCGGCCCGCCCCGAACGAACCCGGGCCGGAAGCCGACCGGGAAGGGCCTCTCATGCCGGATTCCCGGGGAAATGTCCCCCCGGGCCCCGACGACCCCGAGGGTTCCTCTTCCGGGAGCCCGTAGGCTTCTGATAGGTAAGCCCCCCTTTACTCCATTCCGGAGCCCCAGGAGCCACCCACATGGCCAACAGCAAGAGCAAGCACCGCCGCGTGCAGATGAAGATCCGCCAGCACTGGCGGAAGCGGATCAAGAAGCAGAAGGAAGCCGCCAAGGCCGCCGCCGCCACCGAAGGCAAGAAGAAGTAGTCATCGCCCTGGGCGCCGCTCCCGGCGGCCCTGGCTCACCGCCGGGTCGCCGTGAAGGGGCGCGTCAAGGGCGCGCTGTCGTCTCTCCGTGAGCGTCCGCCGTGGAAGCCCCCTGACGGGCTCCGGCGCGCAAACGTCCACTAGTCGGGGGTGGGAATCCCCGTGGGGGTGGAGCAGGCTTCCGGGCGGGAAATT harbors:
- a CDS encoding aminopeptidase, yielding MANSKSKHRRVQMKIRQHWRKRIKKQKEAAKAAAATEGKKK